The Cloacibacillus sp. genome window below encodes:
- a CDS encoding class I SAM-dependent methyltransferase: MANRNYYAENLHSERLRQVYETELPRVAEYLEREIGFVHNRLKKSDCVLEIAAGYGRIMREIAPGVKSVTGIDISEKNVAYGKNYLKDVKNAELLVMDAHRLDMPERFDAILCLQNGLSSVKADDPEAFVIKTLKSLKNGGTALFSTYHPKFWEGRLAWFREQAAKGLLGELDMEKTKEGVIVCKDGFRATTHRRERLEMIGRAAGYEWQIFEVDDSSLFLAIKK, translated from the coding sequence GTGGCGAATAGAAATTATTACGCGGAAAACCTGCATTCGGAGCGGCTGCGTCAGGTATACGAGACGGAGCTGCCGCGGGTCGCCGAATATCTGGAAAGAGAGATAGGCTTCGTGCACAACCGTCTGAAAAAGAGTGACTGCGTCCTTGAAATCGCCGCCGGATATGGCCGGATCATGAGGGAGATCGCGCCCGGCGTCAAAAGCGTGACCGGCATCGATATTTCGGAGAAAAACGTCGCCTACGGAAAAAACTATCTCAAAGATGTAAAGAACGCCGAACTTCTGGTTATGGACGCGCACCGCCTTGATATGCCGGAGCGTTTCGACGCCATATTATGTCTGCAGAACGGGCTGTCCTCCGTAAAGGCCGACGACCCGGAGGCTTTCGTCATAAAGACGCTGAAATCCCTGAAAAATGGCGGAACCGCCCTTTTCAGCACCTACCATCCAAAATTCTGGGAAGGCAGGCTGGCGTGGTTCAGGGAGCAGGCCGCCAAGGGTCTGCTCGGCGAACTGGATATGGAAAAGACGAAAGAGGGCGTCATCGTCTGCAAAGACGGCTTCCGCGCGACGACCCACCGGCGCGAAAGACTTGAAATGATCGGACGCGCGGCGGGATACGAGTGGCAAATATTTGAGGTGGACGATTCGAGTCTGTTTCTGGCGATCAAAAAATAA
- a CDS encoding ABC transporter substrate-binding protein — MKKSFSILIAALALALVVFTGGAMAADTIKVGMLAPLTGFAAADGFSVYESVKIAVDKVNKEGGLLGKKVELVCYDDAADPKQSVPLANKLIGQDGVVAFVAGSYSLPTRAVSTIFNDEEIPLVSAYALHPDITKGDYTFRNGFLGTVEGKGAAYTAVKLLKAKKIALIVSDNDFGTTLAQGFDEYLAKHPEAKIVSQQKYPMSEKDFKPYLSKMKAANPDVVFFSGYYFQVGPAMKQAQEMGIKVQFIGEEGADSPKTTEIAGKAAEGLIIVTNLNRDDKRKEVQEFLATYRKLHKIEPDMVGASAYDAFMLLANAIKQAKTTDGPAVAKALAATKNYDGLTGLISGFTPEGEVVKPVQIQIVKDGKFHYYGVVTDKDIVTPSK; from the coding sequence ATGAAAAAAAGTTTCAGCATTTTAATTGCGGCGCTCGCTCTCGCACTCGTCGTCTTTACCGGCGGCGCGATGGCGGCGGATACGATCAAGGTCGGCATGCTCGCCCCTCTCACCGGCTTCGCCGCGGCTGACGGATTCAGCGTCTACGAGTCCGTGAAAATCGCCGTTGACAAAGTAAACAAAGAGGGCGGGCTGCTCGGCAAAAAGGTCGAACTTGTCTGCTACGACGACGCGGCCGACCCGAAACAGTCCGTGCCGCTGGCGAACAAGCTCATCGGTCAGGACGGCGTCGTCGCCTTTGTCGCGGGCTCGTACAGTCTTCCGACAAGAGCGGTCTCCACGATATTCAACGACGAAGAGATTCCGCTCGTCTCGGCCTATGCCCTGCACCCCGATATCACAAAGGGCGACTACACCTTCCGTAACGGATTCCTCGGCACGGTAGAGGGCAAAGGTGCGGCGTACACGGCGGTCAAACTCCTTAAGGCGAAAAAAATCGCCCTCATCGTCAGCGACAACGACTTCGGCACGACCCTCGCCCAAGGCTTCGACGAATATCTCGCAAAGCACCCGGAGGCAAAGATAGTGTCACAGCAGAAGTATCCGATGAGCGAGAAGGATTTCAAGCCTTATCTTTCCAAGATGAAGGCGGCCAATCCCGACGTAGTATTCTTCAGCGGCTACTACTTCCAGGTGGGACCGGCAATGAAACAGGCGCAGGAGATGGGCATTAAAGTGCAGTTCATCGGAGAAGAGGGCGCCGACTCCCCGAAGACCACGGAGATAGCGGGCAAGGCCGCCGAGGGGCTCATCATCGTGACCAACCTCAACCGCGACGACAAACGCAAAGAGGTGCAGGAGTTCCTCGCCACGTACCGCAAGCTCCATAAGATAGAACCCGACATGGTTGGAGCCTCGGCATATGACGCCTTTATGCTGCTCGCGAACGCCATCAAGCAGGCCAAGACGACCGACGGTCCCGCGGTAGCTAAAGCCCTCGCGGCGACGAAAAACTACGACGGCCTCACCGGACTGATCAGCGGCTTCACACCCGAGGGCGAAGTCGTCAAGCCGGTACAGATACAGATAGTTAAGGACGGAAAGTTCCACTACTACGGAGTGGTAACCGATAAGGATATCGTAACGCCCAGCAAGTAG
- a CDS encoding YciI family protein — MFMVITKYVKDIEEVDRWLPAHSAFLDRYYAHKKIIFSGRRNPRTGGAILFSVDERAELDAILAEDPFRTNGVTECEVCEIIPTKYDEAFAIFAERP; from the coding sequence ATGTTCATGGTCATCACAAAATATGTCAAAGATATCGAAGAGGTAGACCGCTGGCTGCCGGCGCACTCCGCCTTTCTCGACAGGTATTACGCGCATAAGAAGATCATCTTCTCCGGACGCCGGAATCCGCGCACCGGCGGCGCGATACTTTTCAGCGTAGATGAGAGAGCCGAGCTGGATGCCATACTCGCGGAGGACCCCTTCAGAACAAACGGCGTAACGGAATGCGAGGTCTGCGAGATCATCCCAACAAAATACGACGAGGCTTTCGCCATATTCGCCGAGAGGCCATGA
- a CDS encoding branched-chain amino acid ABC transporter permease, whose product MDSYVLNVATQIIIQAIAAYGLNVIVGNAGQISLGHAAFVGIGAYSAAMLTTAAGLTFWQSLPISVIIVAAVGLLCGLPSLRVREDFLAITTIGINFIVVAIFQYTPALGGALGIGGIPRARFFGTVLKAPGYFALCLAFLVLTMAVCRFFTCSWSGLSCFAVREEETAASSMGVSPVCAKLTAFVLGTALAGLSGVLYAHYMRFISADSFTFPFSVTLLSIVVAGGLGTFWGPLVGAVILGILPEVFRPLVNYRMFLYAMLLLLMIRFMPGGILGGSTMMSLKNLTAGRKGPKGGAKVE is encoded by the coding sequence ATGGACAGCTATGTACTGAACGTGGCGACACAGATAATAATACAGGCGATCGCGGCCTACGGCCTTAACGTCATCGTCGGCAACGCCGGTCAGATATCTCTCGGCCACGCCGCCTTCGTCGGCATCGGAGCCTATTCCGCGGCGATGCTGACCACCGCCGCCGGGCTCACCTTCTGGCAGTCGCTGCCGATATCGGTGATCATCGTCGCGGCCGTCGGCCTGCTCTGCGGCCTGCCAAGCCTGCGCGTCAGAGAGGACTTCCTCGCCATCACAACGATCGGCATCAACTTCATCGTGGTGGCGATATTCCAGTACACCCCCGCGCTGGGCGGCGCTCTTGGCATCGGCGGCATTCCCCGCGCAAGGTTCTTCGGCACCGTGCTCAAAGCTCCGGGATATTTCGCGCTCTGCCTCGCCTTCCTTGTGCTGACGATGGCCGTCTGCCGGTTCTTCACCTGTTCGTGGAGCGGGCTCTCCTGTTTCGCGGTGCGCGAGGAGGAGACGGCAGCCTCCAGCATGGGAGTCTCTCCCGTATGCGCCAAGCTGACGGCCTTCGTCCTCGGCACGGCGCTCGCGGGGCTCTCCGGCGTGCTCTACGCGCACTATATGCGCTTCATCAGCGCGGACTCCTTCACCTTCCCATTTTCCGTAACGCTGCTTTCGATCGTCGTCGCCGGCGGCCTCGGCACCTTCTGGGGACCGTTGGTGGGAGCCGTCATTTTGGGAATCCTGCCGGAGGTCTTCAGACCCCTCGTCAACTACAGGATGTTCCTCTACGCCATGTTGCTCCTGTTGATGATACGCTTCATGCCGGGCGGCATCCTCGGCGGTTCTACGATGATGTCCCTGAAAAATCTGACGGCCGGCAGGAAAGGCCCGAAGGGGGGCGCCAAGGTTGAGTGA
- a CDS encoding gluconate 5-dehydrogenase yields MNGGKLFSLEGKNAFVTGGARGLGFAMACGLAEAGAAVFFNARSEKSIAEGLAAYRRRGVEARGYPCDVTDEEAVAALFSNLCGEYGAIDILVNNAGIINRTPMTEMSAEEFRRVVDTDLTGPFIAAKSIVPLMIKRGGGKIINVCGIMSEVGRETAAAYASAKGGLKMLTKNIAAEYGGCNIQCNGIGPGYMATALNESLREKMPDGTINPFDRFIRAQTPAGRWGDAAEDLVGPVVFLASKASDFVNGQILYVDGGFLSYLGRSC; encoded by the coding sequence ATGAACGGCGGAAAGCTATTCTCACTTGAGGGCAAAAACGCCTTTGTCACGGGCGGAGCGCGCGGCCTCGGCTTCGCGATGGCCTGCGGGCTCGCCGAGGCGGGCGCGGCGGTATTTTTTAACGCGAGGAGCGAAAAGTCCATCGCCGAAGGCCTGGCGGCCTACCGGCGCAGGGGCGTCGAGGCTCGGGGATATCCGTGCGACGTCACCGATGAAGAGGCTGTCGCGGCGCTTTTTTCCAATCTTTGCGGCGAATACGGCGCGATAGATATTCTTGTCAATAACGCCGGAATAATCAACCGCACGCCGATGACGGAGATGAGCGCGGAAGAGTTCCGTAGGGTAGTCGATACGGACCTCACAGGCCCCTTTATCGCCGCAAAGTCCATTGTCCCGCTAATGATCAAAAGGGGCGGCGGAAAGATAATCAATGTCTGCGGCATCATGAGCGAAGTCGGCAGGGAGACCGCGGCGGCGTACGCCTCCGCGAAGGGCGGCCTGAAGATGCTCACAAAAAATATCGCCGCGGAATATGGCGGCTGCAACATCCAGTGCAACGGCATCGGTCCCGGCTACATGGCGACCGCGCTGAACGAGTCGCTGCGAGAAAAGATGCCGGACGGTACGATAAATCCCTTCGACCGTTTCATCCGCGCCCAGACCCCCGCGGGACGCTGGGGCGACGCGGCGGAAGATTTGGTCGGACCGGTCGTCTTTCTGGCCTCCAAAGCCTCGGATTTTGTAAACGGTCAAATATTGTATGTGGACGGCGGCTTTCTGTCATACCTAGGGCGAAGCTGCTGA
- a CDS encoding Na+/H+ antiporter NhaC family protein → MILTNPVVISVVVMIALCLLNLNIVLALLIAALVAGLSAGMGISETMGTLIGGMGGNAETALAYFLLGTFAVAIGQTGIASIACKKIAKVVKGRKYILLYILVVIACMSQNLVPVHIAFIPILIPPLLLLFNELKIDRRAAACALTFGLKAPYIALPVGFGLIFHGIVSSEMGRNGMEVAKTGVFHYTWIIGLGMVVGLLIALHISYGKPRVYENKPIIGANMDLPEEKFTRTHVLAFVAIVVAFAAQLMTGSLPLGALAAIIVMILTRTIPWKDIDSTFMGGLEIMGLIAFVMLIAAGYGNVLRETKAVDALVSSVVGIVGGSRFWGAFLMLAVGLLVTLGIGTSFGTIPVIAAIYCPLAAQLGFSVGATACLIAAAAALRDAGSPASDSTLGPTSGLNADGQHNHIWDTCVPTFLHYNIPIFIAAMIGALVIY, encoded by the coding sequence ATGATTTTAACGAATCCAGTTGTTATTTCAGTTGTTGTGATGATCGCGCTATGTCTGCTTAACCTTAACATTGTACTTGCCCTTCTTATCGCGGCTCTTGTTGCGGGACTAAGCGCCGGTATGGGTATTTCCGAGACGATGGGGACGCTTATTGGCGGTATGGGCGGCAACGCCGAGACCGCGCTTGCCTATTTCCTGCTCGGGACTTTCGCCGTCGCGATCGGCCAGACAGGTATTGCCTCTATCGCTTGTAAGAAGATAGCGAAAGTTGTCAAGGGGCGAAAATATATCCTTCTCTATATTCTGGTCGTCATCGCCTGTATGTCGCAGAATCTGGTTCCCGTCCACATCGCGTTTATCCCAATTTTGATACCGCCGCTTCTCCTGCTCTTCAATGAACTTAAAATAGACCGCCGCGCGGCGGCCTGCGCGCTCACCTTCGGTCTGAAAGCTCCATATATCGCGCTTCCCGTCGGTTTTGGGCTCATCTTCCACGGGATAGTTTCCAGCGAGATGGGACGCAACGGAATGGAAGTGGCGAAGACCGGCGTCTTCCACTATACATGGATAATAGGTTTAGGTATGGTCGTCGGGCTTCTCATCGCGCTTCACATTTCGTACGGTAAGCCGCGTGTCTATGAGAATAAACCGATCATCGGCGCAAATATGGATCTGCCGGAGGAGAAATTTACGCGGACTCACGTACTCGCCTTTGTCGCGATAGTCGTGGCTTTCGCCGCGCAGCTCATGACCGGGTCGCTGCCGCTCGGCGCTTTAGCCGCCATCATCGTCATGATCCTTACCCGCACGATTCCCTGGAAGGATATTGACAGCACCTTTATGGGCGGGCTGGAGATAATGGGGCTCATCGCTTTCGTCATGCTCATCGCGGCAGGCTACGGAAATGTTCTGCGTGAAACCAAAGCGGTGGACGCGCTTGTATCAAGCGTCGTCGGTATTGTCGGCGGCAGCCGCTTCTGGGGCGCCTTCCTCATGCTGGCGGTGGGACTTCTCGTCACGCTTGGTATCGGGACCTCTTTTGGTACGATCCCCGTCATTGCCGCGATATACTGCCCGCTCGCGGCGCAGCTCGGTTTTTCAGTTGGCGCTACCGCCTGTCTTATCGCGGCTGCCGCAGCGCTGAGGGATGCCGGTTCTCCCGCATCCGATTCGACCCTTGGCCCCACCTCGGGGCTGAACGCCGACGGTCAGCACAACCATATATGGGACACCTGTGTGCCGACCTTCCTGCACTATAATATTCCGATATTCATCGCCGCAATGATCGGCGCGCTCGTCATATACTAA
- a CDS encoding branched-chain amino acid ABC transporter permease, with translation MYIELFIEQFLNGLGAGAMYALITLGLALIYGVMKILHVAHASVYTAGAYMGLYIFLSTGSVLIAVIVSMAFCSLLGVLIERYIYYPLLKYPPYVPLISSIALLIAIEEFCRLVAGPEVRTFPAALPFPSAVIFGVTISSTLMAVYCLTVIILIALWLLMTKTELGLAMRAVAQDMETAASLGVNTQRTVALTFVIGSAIAAIAGILMGIYYNQVYPMMGEVPAYKTLALIVVGGMGSVPGAVLASLLLGLGETFLIGYANIPLPRDALAFIAMIIILMWKPTGLLGKR, from the coding sequence TTGTATATAGAATTGTTTATCGAACAGTTTCTGAACGGTTTGGGAGCCGGTGCCATGTATGCTCTCATAACGCTTGGCCTCGCTCTCATCTACGGGGTCATGAAGATTCTCCACGTCGCGCACGCCTCCGTCTACACCGCCGGAGCCTACATGGGGCTCTATATCTTCCTGTCGACGGGCAGCGTGCTGATCGCGGTGATTGTGAGCATGGCTTTTTGCTCGCTCCTCGGAGTGCTCATAGAGCGTTACATCTATTATCCACTGCTGAAATACCCGCCATATGTGCCGCTGATAAGCAGCATCGCGCTGCTCATCGCGATCGAGGAGTTCTGCCGCCTCGTCGCGGGGCCCGAGGTACGCACCTTTCCCGCCGCGCTGCCCTTCCCCTCCGCGGTGATTTTCGGCGTGACCATCTCTTCCACGCTCATGGCCGTCTACTGTCTGACGGTGATAATCCTCATCGCGTTATGGCTGCTGATGACGAAGACCGAGCTCGGACTTGCCATGAGGGCGGTCGCGCAGGATATGGAGACGGCGGCCTCGCTCGGCGTCAACACCCAGCGCACGGTGGCGCTGACCTTCGTTATCGGCTCGGCGATCGCGGCGATCGCCGGTATCCTGATGGGCATCTATTACAATCAGGTCTATCCGATGATGGGCGAGGTCCCCGCCTACAAGACGCTGGCGCTGATCGTCGTGGGAGGCATGGGCTCGGTTCCCGGAGCGGTGCTCGCCTCGCTGCTGCTCGGTCTTGGCGAGACCTTCCTCATCGGCTACGCGAATATTCCTCTGCCGCGCGACGCGCTGGCATTCATCGCAATGATAATCATCCTCATGTGGAAACCCACCGGGCTCCTCGGAAAACGGTAG
- a CDS encoding ABC transporter ATP-binding protein, whose translation MLLSVSDLRVAYGDIEAVHGISFEVAQGELVSIIGANGAGKTTTLRALMGLQPLRSGKIIFEGRDITNLPAHKRSALGIKIVPERARCFPQLSVYENLKMGVYGMQSKLTGKLAMIYELFPILKERGTQLANTLSGGEQQQLAIARALVSDPKLLFVDEVSMGLMPKLTEQVFEVLRSLKKDQNITILLVEQNALASLRISGRGYVLETGQINISGSSAELLADRRVREAYLGA comes from the coding sequence ATGCTGCTGAGCGTCAGTGACCTGCGCGTCGCCTACGGCGATATTGAGGCGGTACACGGAATAAGTTTCGAGGTCGCGCAGGGCGAGCTTGTTTCGATAATCGGCGCGAACGGCGCCGGCAAAACGACGACGCTGCGCGCGCTGATGGGGCTCCAGCCGCTGCGTTCCGGCAAAATAATCTTTGAGGGCCGGGACATCACCAATCTGCCTGCGCACAAAAGATCGGCGCTCGGGATAAAGATCGTCCCCGAAAGGGCGCGCTGTTTCCCGCAGCTCTCCGTCTACGAAAACCTCAAGATGGGCGTCTACGGCATGCAGTCAAAGCTCACGGGAAAACTTGCGATGATCTACGAACTGTTTCCCATACTAAAGGAACGGGGCACGCAGCTCGCGAACACCCTTTCGGGCGGCGAGCAGCAGCAGCTTGCGATCGCCCGCGCCCTCGTATCCGACCCAAAGCTGCTATTTGTGGACGAGGTCTCCATGGGGCTGATGCCCAAGCTGACGGAGCAGGTATTCGAGGTACTGCGCTCGCTGAAGAAAGACCAAAATATAACGATACTGCTCGTGGAACAAAACGCCCTCGCCTCCCTGCGCATCTCCGGCAGGGGATATGTGCTGGAGACGGGACAGATAAACATATCGGGTTCAAGCGCCGAACTCCTCGCCGACAGGCGGGTGAGAGAGGCGTATCTAGGCGCATAA
- a CDS encoding MFS transporter, with the protein MALNNNEITADDGRWKKEIFLFLISQNLSMFGSSVVGFSIIWYITLKTSSGSWITISTIAALTPQIFISLWAGVVADRYSRKMIIMLSDGFTALATLAAFAAFHAGFESLTLLIAVSFLRSIGGGFQSPAVNALYPQIVPADQLVRINGINQTLNNILLLISPAAGGFILGTMGIKWTFLIDVSTALLAIIIMAAIRVKARQRKTASNESIIAELKSGVRYMLDNPLLKTITICYAVSFILITPAAFLSPLMVARNFGGEVWRLTANEMFWTAGSLLGGAYIAWRGDFHDKVTVIAVSLAGFGIIFTFMGLTKIFWVFLALDCVAGIFLPFMITAQTVLIQTNTDESYMGRVFSLLQFVSQGVMPLAILCFGPLGDLVDIRYIIIVCGLLEALWGIWFKRAAGRAQKLAA; encoded by the coding sequence ATGGCCTTAAACAATAATGAGATAACGGCGGACGACGGCAGATGGAAAAAGGAGATATTCCTCTTTCTTATCAGCCAGAACCTATCTATGTTCGGCTCCTCCGTGGTCGGCTTCAGCATCATCTGGTATATAACGCTCAAAACCTCCTCCGGCAGCTGGATAACGATATCGACGATCGCGGCGCTGACACCGCAGATATTTATCTCACTATGGGCAGGCGTTGTCGCCGACAGATACAGCCGAAAGATGATCATCATGCTTTCAGACGGATTCACAGCGCTCGCGACCCTCGCGGCCTTCGCCGCCTTTCACGCTGGTTTCGAAAGCCTGACGCTGCTTATCGCGGTCTCGTTTCTCCGCTCTATCGGCGGCGGCTTTCAGTCGCCCGCGGTCAACGCCCTCTACCCGCAAATAGTCCCGGCGGACCAGCTGGTGAGAATAAACGGCATCAACCAGACGCTGAACAACATCCTGCTGCTTATCTCCCCCGCCGCCGGAGGCTTCATTCTCGGTACGATGGGAATAAAATGGACCTTCCTCATAGACGTGAGCACCGCCCTCCTGGCTATCATCATTATGGCTGCGATCAGGGTAAAAGCGCGGCAGCGGAAAACAGCTTCTAATGAAAGCATCATCGCCGAACTGAAAAGCGGCGTCCGCTACATGCTGGACAACCCGCTTTTGAAGACGATCACGATCTGCTATGCAGTCAGCTTCATACTCATCACCCCCGCTGCCTTCCTCTCGCCGCTTATGGTGGCGAGGAACTTTGGCGGCGAGGTCTGGCGGCTCACCGCCAATGAAATGTTCTGGACCGCCGGTTCTCTGCTCGGCGGCGCCTATATCGCCTGGAGGGGCGATTTCCACGACAAGGTGACGGTGATCGCCGTTTCGCTCGCGGGCTTTGGCATAATTTTCACATTTATGGGGCTCACAAAAATATTCTGGGTATTCCTGGCTCTGGACTGCGTCGCGGGGATATTCCTCCCCTTTATGATCACGGCACAGACGGTGCTGATACAGACAAACACCGACGAGAGCTACATGGGGCGCGTCTTTTCCCTCCTGCAGTTCGTATCTCAGGGCGTCATGCCGCTGGCCATCCTCTGTTTCGGACCGCTAGGCGATCTGGTGGACATCCGGTATATCATCATCGTCTGCGGCCTGTTGGAGGCGCTGTGGGGAATCTGGTTCAAGCGGGCCGCCGGACGGGCCCAAAAGCTCGCCGCTTAA
- a CDS encoding ABC transporter ATP-binding protein, giving the protein MSEVILEVKNLSINFGGLKAVDNVSFEIKRGEILGLLGPNGAGKTTCFNMISGVYKPTGGEILLNGMKTNGFPPYRMAMLGVGRTFQVVKPFSGLSVLDNVIVALGMMKYGSFRLSWRFWNTVESRLRAMEVLRRVGLADKAELKAALLPLGNLRKLEIARALALEPKLLLLDECFSGLRYEEIKATEELILRIREDGVSVLFIEHNMRVAMGLSDRIVVLDHGRKLAEGLPAEISADPAVIEAYLGKGDCADAAERQ; this is encoded by the coding sequence TTGAGTGAGGTCATTCTTGAGGTCAAAAATCTGTCGATAAATTTCGGCGGCCTTAAAGCGGTCGATAATGTGAGCTTTGAAATAAAACGCGGTGAGATACTAGGGCTTTTAGGACCCAACGGAGCCGGAAAAACGACCTGCTTCAATATGATATCCGGGGTCTATAAACCGACGGGCGGCGAGATACTCCTGAACGGCATGAAGACAAACGGATTTCCGCCGTACCGGATGGCGATGCTCGGCGTCGGACGGACCTTCCAGGTGGTAAAGCCCTTCAGCGGGCTCTCCGTCCTGGACAATGTGATTGTCGCTCTGGGAATGATGAAATACGGCAGCTTCCGCCTCTCGTGGAGATTCTGGAACACCGTGGAGAGCCGCCTGCGGGCGATGGAGGTATTACGGAGGGTCGGACTGGCGGACAAGGCTGAGCTCAAGGCCGCGCTGCTGCCCCTCGGCAACCTGCGCAAACTGGAGATCGCCAGAGCCCTCGCCCTTGAACCGAAGCTGCTGCTTCTTGACGAATGCTTCTCCGGCCTGCGCTACGAGGAGATAAAGGCCACGGAGGAGCTGATATTGAGAATCCGCGAAGACGGCGTCTCGGTACTGTTCATCGAGCACAACATGCGCGTGGCGATGGGCCTCTCCGACCGGATAGTGGTGCTCGACCACGGGCGCAAACTTGCGGAGGGACTGCCTGCCGAGATAAGCGCCGACCCGGCCGTTATCGAGGCATATCTTGGAAAGGGGGACTGCGCCGATGCTGCTGAGCGTCAGTGA